The following proteins are encoded in a genomic region of Coffea eugenioides isolate CCC68of chromosome 6, Ceug_1.0, whole genome shotgun sequence:
- the LOC113772943 gene encoding uncharacterized protein LOC113772943, which yields MVDLLGGMSQGKAEDLLKTNTQNQTTAPPPPQPREYQSLYSYRVTSISGQIVCDSAYNQSSTPSISIQLNQQKIDWTHMGWLLKPAASLLLMLFLVSFGWQDEKFSSAGASRPLPFLPQQRYSKIFASLGVVCKCCDGAAASDGEHCATTWTGACSDLQCLPWKLQ from the exons ATGGTGGACTTGTTGGGGGGAATGAGCCAAGGCAAGGCTGAAGATTTACTGAAGACGAACACGCAA AATCAAACTACTGCCCCTCCACCCCCACAGCCTCGGGAATATCAATCACTATACTCGTATAGAGTCACCTCCATCTCCGGCCAGATAGTCTGCGACTCTGCTTACAATCAATCTTCTACTCCAAGCATTTCCATCCAACTAAATCAGCAGAAGATCGACTGGACACATATGGGGTGGTTGCTTAAGCCGGCGGCTTCTTTGTTACTGATGCTGTTTTTAGTAAGTTTCGGATGGCAGGACGAGAAATTTAGCAGTGCAGGAGCCAGCAGGCCACTCCCCTTTTTACCTCAACAGA GATACTCAAAGATTTTCGCTAGCCTTGGAGTTGTTTGCAAGTGTTGTGATGGTGCAGCAGCTTCAGATGGGGAACATTGTGCAACTACATGGACTGGGGCTTGCTCCGATCTTCAGTGCCTTCCATGGAAATTGCAGTAG
- the LOC113773393 gene encoding probable proteasome inhibitor, with amino-acid sequence MGSATEQSVMGVIRAARPSFRNAHDKAAFAVHASFLASGFILHATGPPAFSDDVLSSTSTEEVGIEHWNEFDDSYAFVYSNPDKGSQKILVKCLAMNDKLLVDAMAEGDSEPVHLEINVPDYVAEDGGNNYTTMFKNIGKLVRDVDKEILGKLVRSPTASSSAHNSSAKSRVPEGDESKSDQPSPRVSEPDEPSIFNPPNPSFIVPPVPGSGGDDLFPGPGAGVYPRGNFGGPGSMLIGPNDPRWFGSGNEPPHFPGGPQPGVPPGARFDPYGPPGVPGFEPNRFIRHPRRPGGGTHPDLEHFGDGSDII; translated from the exons ATGGGGAGTGCGACCGAACAATCAGTAATGGGAGTAATCAGGGCTGCGAGGCCTTCTTTCCGTAACGCTCACGACAAGGCAGCTTTCGCCGTTCACGCCTCTTTCCTTGCGTCCGGCTTTATTCTTCACGCTACCGGTCCGCCCGCCTTTTCCGATGACGTTCTTTCGTCCACTTCCACCG AGGAAGTGGGCATTGAGCATTGGAATGAATTTGATGATAGTTACGCATTCGTCTATTCGAATCCCGATAAGGGTTCCCAGAAAATTCTGGTGAAGTGTCTAGCTATGAATGACAAATTGCTTGTTGATGCTATGGCGGAAGGTGATTCTGAGCCTGTCCATCTTGAAATCAA TGTTCCGGACTACGTAGCAGAGGATGGAGGAAATAATTATACTACAATGTTCAAGAATATTGGGAAGCTGGTGAGAGATGTTGATAAAGAAATTTTGGGCAAACTTGTTCGGTCTCCTACAGCAAGCTCCTCGGCTCATAATTCAAG TGCGAAAAGCAGAGTTCCAGAGGGAGATGAATCCAAGTCTGACCAACCTAGCCCAAGAGTTTCTGAACCAGACGAGCCTTCCATTTTTAACCCGCCAAATCCAAG TTTTATTGTTCCTCCAGTACCTGGTAGTGGGGGCGATGATCTCTTTCCTGGTCCTGGTGCAGGAGTTTACCCTAG GGGCAATTTTGGTGGACCTGGCAGCATGCTTATAG GACCAAATGATCCTCGGTGGTTTGGCTCTGGTAACGAACCTCCTCATTTCCCTGGAGGACCACAACC GGGTGTCCCTCCTGGTGCTCGTTTTGATCCATATGGCCCACCTGGTGTTCCGGGTTTTGAGCCTAATCGCTTTATTAG GCATCCAAGACGACCTGGGGGTGGGACTCATCCAGACTTGGAGCACTTTGGGGATGGCTCTGATATTATATAA
- the LOC113773391 gene encoding uncharacterized protein LOC113773391: MATLCTSLSNPAPPPNFHLSSLGTISGRTHVQFLPASTLTTRLSLLSLTTTRHPFRTTTIRMGGGPRTYPGGVSKWQWKRMQAKKAKQLLKARLARERQIYEMRKRAELKAAVSELERPWEVVEKPPTLFSVTADEQLKVLADRFQKPGGFDMWSDRDGPELFKSHDGLPSSRFFPKGVVHSVKPYGKIENLDDMSDDELWGGNSDFDLGRGSAEEGDHETALLEHGINGKHAKKRRNGANGEKNLSTPNEKNLNNLSSEGYSGKNWRSKLRKNHNGNVNFGDSTKVGQVREGSWTDHGMSSNCKDSRRRPNGREKAKDSESAVFDLSMQKDGIYGVQQENRP, encoded by the coding sequence ATGGCAACGCTCTGCACATCTCTTTCGAACCCAGCACCACCTCCAAATTTTCATCTCTCGTCCCTCGGAACCATTTCGGGTCGGACCCATGTTCAATTTTTACCCGCCTCCACCCTCACCACCAGATTATCTTTACTCTCTCTCACAACCACACGCCATCCCTTCAGAACGACGACGATTAGGATGGGTGGTGGGCCCCGAACATACCCAGGAGGCGTTTCAAAGTGGCAGTGGAAgcgaatgcaggccaagaaagcTAAGCAGCTCCTCAAGGCCCGCTTGGCCCGCGAACGCCAAATCTATGAGATGCGAAAGCGGGCCGAACTCAAAGCCGCCGTTTCCGAGCTCGAGAGACCTTGGGAGGTTGTCGAGAAACCTCCTACTTTGTTCTCCGTCACCGCTGATGAGCAGTTGAAGGTATTGGCTGATCGTTTCCAGAAACCCGGTGGGTTCGATATGTGGTCTGATAGAGATGGCCCGGAACTGTTCAAATCCCACGACGGGCTTCCCTCATCTCGGTTTTTCCCTAAAGGGGTCGTTCATAGCGTCAAGCCTTATGggaaaattgagaatttagatGACATGTCTGATGATGAGTTGTGGGGCGGGAATTCCGATTTTGACTTGGGTCGGGGCTCCGCGGAGGAAGGTGATCATGAAACGGCACTTCTTGAGCACGGGATTAATGGCAAACATGCTAAGAAGAGGAGAAATGGGGCGAACGGGGAAAAGAACTTAAGTACTCCAAACGAAAAGAACTTGAATAATCTGTCCAGTGAGGGCTACAGCGGGAAGAATTGGAGAAGTAAGCTAAGAAAGAATCATAATGGAAATGTCAACTTCGGTGATTCAACAAAAGTTGGACAGGTTAGGGAGGGTTCATGGACAGATCATGGAATGAGCTCCAACTGTAAAGACAGTAGGAGGAGGCCTAATGGTAGGGAGAAAGCTAAAGATTCAGAATCAGCGGTCTTTGATTTGTCTATGCAGAAAGATGGAATTTACGGGGTACAGCAAGAGAACAGACCGTGA